One window of Branchiostoma lanceolatum isolate klBraLanc5 chromosome 6, klBraLanc5.hap2, whole genome shotgun sequence genomic DNA carries:
- the LOC136436401 gene encoding uncharacterized protein, whose product MTKSVKKVSSWASSRKEMPKKMCKKLLGADPNLGWKLGGELVIKRLLGSDVVPVSCPEDSACFDLGTILVKDPQSLTAKAAHRHTTLRAIGTVQDMSVSAPANLRTILTPKADQNWEAPPSGFPWTHTIGNEHDGERKRFYVKVDSVVKEVVHLTLKKGDLRLQMNNNDDLRKAKAVYVVTEAFYASSLKVEVTVDDRLGAFFTEDKILIGFRYQKFKLSKTGVVGPELSTNIRRNREAHLFVKTSYAERVRKPVNAAELKKPSNTSVNLSTKTSLPGMAEDAADPKSLPVTKDASKESWVSAVSDVTEKSDRCQVVDLDQEQDEEGAKDMTESHKVTSSGHETEDAKCLVG is encoded by the exons ATGACGAAATCTGTAAAGAAAGTGTCTTCATGGGCCAGTTCTCGCAAGGAGATGCCCAAGAAGATGTGTAAGAAGTTGCTCGGTGCGGACCCGAACCTTGGATGGAAGCTGGGCGGAGAGCTGGTCATCAAACGGCTGTTGGGCTCAGATGTCGTCCCGGTGTCCTGCCCCGAAGACTCGGCTTGCTTCGACCTCGGCACCATCCTGGTGAAAGATCCCCAGTCGCTGACCGCCAAGGCCGCCCACCGTCACACAACTCTCCGGGCGATCGGCACCGTCCAAGACATGAGCGTGAGCGCGCCGGCTAACCTGCGGACGATCCTCACCCCCAAGGCCGACCAGAACTGGGAGGCTCCTCCCTCGGGCTTTCCGTGGACCCACACGATCGGGAACGAGCACGATGGCGAGAGGAAGAGGTTCTACGTCAAGGTGGACAGCGTCGTCAAGGAGGTGGTCCACCTGACTCTCAAGAAGGGTGACCTGCGTCTTCAAATGAACAACAACGACGACTTGAGAAAAGCCAAGGCTGTGTACGTCGTGACGGAGGCCTTCTACGCCAGCAGTCTGAAAGTTGAGGTGACGGTGGACGATCGCCTGGGGGCGTTCTTCACAGAAGACAAGATCCTGATAGGATTCCGGTACCAGAAGTTCAAACTATCCAAGACTGGCGTGGTCGGACCGGAACTGTCTACAAATATCAGGAGAAATAG GGAAGCCCACCTTTTTGTGAAGACAAGTTACGCCGAGAGAGTAAGAAAGCCTGTGAACGCTGCTGAGCTGAAGAAGCCTTCTAACACTTCCGTGAACCTGAGCACAAAAACGTCTCTACCAG GCATGGCGGAAGATGCAGCGGACCCAAAGTCTCTTCCTGTCACAAAGGACGCGTCCAAGGAATCCTGGGTAAGCGCAgtgagtgacgtcacagaaaagAGCGACAGGTGTCAGGTGGTGGACTTGGATCAGGAGCAGGACGAGGAGGGGGCAAAGG ACATGACGGAGAGCCAtaaggtgacgtcatcagggcACGAAACTGAGGATGCGAAGTGTCTTGTTGGTTGA
- the LOC136436402 gene encoding phosphoglycerate kinase 1-like isoform X2, which yields MSLTKLSIDKVDVKGKRVLMRVDFNVPMKGKDITNTQRIVAAVPSIKYALDQGAKSVVLMSHLGRPDGRRQDKFSLAPVAEELKKLLGRDVTFLNDCVGGEVEAACADPAPGSVILLENLRFHIEEEGKGVDEGGNKVKAKPDDVTAFRTSLTNLGDVYVNDAFGTAHRAHSSMVGVNHTQRASGFLLKKELDYFNKALQNPNRPFLAILGGAKIKDKIPLIENMLDKVNDLIIVGGMAFTFLKVMNGMKIGSSLFDDDGAKIVDQLMEKAKKNGVAIHFPVDFVTADAFSENAATGTATVESGIPDGWMGLDCGPESARKFKEVILRSNTIVWNGPVGVFEFEKFAAGTKGMMDDVVAVTQKGAVTIIGGGDTATCCAKFGTEDKVSHVSTGGGASLELLEGKTLPGVAALSDA from the exons ATGTCGCTGACCAAGCTCAGTATCGATAAGGTCGACGTCAAGGGGAAGAGAGTCCTCATGAG GGTGGATTTCAATGTCCCCATGAAGGGAAAGGATATCACTAACACCCAGAG AATCGTGGCAGCTGTCCCCAGTATTAAGTATGCCCTTGACCAAGGAGCCAAGTCTGTGGTACTGATGAGTCACCTGGGTCGCCCCGACGGCAGACGGCAGGACAAGTTCTCTCTCGCGCCCGTGGCTGAGGAACTCAAGAAACTGTTGGGGAG GGATGTTACGTTTCTGAATGACTGTGTGGGTGGGGAGGTGGAGGCGGCCTGTGCTGACCCCGCCCCTGGGTCTGTCATCCTCCTGGAGAACCTACGCTTCCATATCGAAGAGGAGGGGAAAGGAGTGGATGAGGGAGGGAACAAG GTGAAGGCAAAGCCAGATGACGTGACTGCCTTCCGAACATCTCTGACCAACCTGGGCGATGTGTACGTCAACGATGCCTTTGGAACGGCCCACAGAGCCCACAG TTCCATGGTTGGTGTGAACCACACCCAGAGAGCGTCAGGTTTCCTTCTGAAGAAAGAGCTGGACTACTTTAACAAGGCTCTACAGAACCCCAACAGGCCATTCCTGGCTATCCTTGGAGG TGCTAAAATCAAGGACAAGATTCCCCTGATTGAGAACATGCTGGacaaggtcaacgacctcatCATCGTGGGAGGCATGGCCTTCACCTTCCTCAAGGTCATGAACGGGATGAAG ATTGGGTCGTCACTCTTTGACGATGATGGGGCCAAGATTGTCGACCAATTGATGGAGAAGGCGAAAAAGAATGGGGTTGCAATCCACTTCCCGGTGGACTTTGTCACCGCGGACGCTTTCTCGGAGAACGCAGCGACTGGCACGGCCACCGTGGAGTCTGGGATACCGGACGGATGGATG GGATTGGACTGCGGCCCAGAAAGTGCGAGAAAGTTTAAGGAGGTGATACTTCGATCTAACACCATTGTTTGGAATGG GCCAGTTGGTGTGTTTGAGTTTGAGAAGTTTGCTGCGGGCACTAAGGGAATGATGGACGATGTTGTGGCTGTTACACAGAAGGGAGCTGTCACTATCATCG gGGGAGGAGACACAGCGACTTGCTGTGCCAAGTTTGGCACGGAGGACAAAGTCAGCCATGTCAGCACCGGGGGTGGGGCTAGTCTGGAGCTTCTGGAAG GTAAAACATTACCAGGTGTGGCAGCTCTTTCAGACGCCTGA
- the LOC136436402 gene encoding phosphoglycerate kinase 1-like isoform X1, protein MSLTKLSIDKVDVKGKRVLMRVDFNVPMKGKDITNTQRIVAAVPSIKYALDQGAKSVVLMSHLGRPDGRRQDKFSLAPVAEELKKLLGRDVTFLNDCVGGEVEAACADPAPGSVILLENLRFHIEEEGKGVDEGGNKVKAKPDDVTAFRTSLTNLGDVYVNDAFGTAHRAHSSMVGVNHTQRASGFLLKKELDYFNKALQNPNRPFLAILGGSFPEGKAIFGPVCSTASAKIKDKIPLIENMLDKVNDLIIVGGMAFTFLKVMNGMKIGSSLFDDDGAKIVDQLMEKAKKNGVAIHFPVDFVTADAFSENAATGTATVESGIPDGWMGLDCGPESARKFKEVILRSNTIVWNGPVGVFEFEKFAAGTKGMMDDVVAVTQKGAVTIIGGGDTATCCAKFGTEDKVSHVSTGGGASLELLEGKTLPGVAALSDA, encoded by the exons ATGTCGCTGACCAAGCTCAGTATCGATAAGGTCGACGTCAAGGGGAAGAGAGTCCTCATGAG GGTGGATTTCAATGTCCCCATGAAGGGAAAGGATATCACTAACACCCAGAG AATCGTGGCAGCTGTCCCCAGTATTAAGTATGCCCTTGACCAAGGAGCCAAGTCTGTGGTACTGATGAGTCACCTGGGTCGCCCCGACGGCAGACGGCAGGACAAGTTCTCTCTCGCGCCCGTGGCTGAGGAACTCAAGAAACTGTTGGGGAG GGATGTTACGTTTCTGAATGACTGTGTGGGTGGGGAGGTGGAGGCGGCCTGTGCTGACCCCGCCCCTGGGTCTGTCATCCTCCTGGAGAACCTACGCTTCCATATCGAAGAGGAGGGGAAAGGAGTGGATGAGGGAGGGAACAAG GTGAAGGCAAAGCCAGATGACGTGACTGCCTTCCGAACATCTCTGACCAACCTGGGCGATGTGTACGTCAACGATGCCTTTGGAACGGCCCACAGAGCCCACAG TTCCATGGTTGGTGTGAACCACACCCAGAGAGCGTCAGGTTTCCTTCTGAAGAAAGAGCTGGACTACTTTAACAAGGCTCTACAGAACCCCAACAGGCCATTCCTGGCTATCCTTGGAGG GTCATTTCCTGAAGGCAaggctatttttgggcctgTGTGCAGTACAGCCAG TGCTAAAATCAAGGACAAGATTCCCCTGATTGAGAACATGCTGGacaaggtcaacgacctcatCATCGTGGGAGGCATGGCCTTCACCTTCCTCAAGGTCATGAACGGGATGAAG ATTGGGTCGTCACTCTTTGACGATGATGGGGCCAAGATTGTCGACCAATTGATGGAGAAGGCGAAAAAGAATGGGGTTGCAATCCACTTCCCGGTGGACTTTGTCACCGCGGACGCTTTCTCGGAGAACGCAGCGACTGGCACGGCCACCGTGGAGTCTGGGATACCGGACGGATGGATG GGATTGGACTGCGGCCCAGAAAGTGCGAGAAAGTTTAAGGAGGTGATACTTCGATCTAACACCATTGTTTGGAATGG GCCAGTTGGTGTGTTTGAGTTTGAGAAGTTTGCTGCGGGCACTAAGGGAATGATGGACGATGTTGTGGCTGTTACACAGAAGGGAGCTGTCACTATCATCG gGGGAGGAGACACAGCGACTTGCTGTGCCAAGTTTGGCACGGAGGACAAAGTCAGCCATGTCAGCACCGGGGGTGGGGCTAGTCTGGAGCTTCTGGAAG GTAAAACATTACCAGGTGTGGCAGCTCTTTCAGACGCCTGA